In Chlorobiota bacterium, the sequence GTACTCAAGGTTCCCCAGCAGCCGCAACGACGACAAGTTCAGCGGGCGCAGGCCGTAGTTTTGCAGCGTCACCGAGTCGCATTGCTGGCCGCCATACACCAGCTGGGAATATTCCCACGGGCTGTTGATCCGCATTCCCAATTCGGTTCCGTTGGTCCGCGCAACCGAAAGCGTCGCGCCGCCAACCGTGTCGCTTAGCGTCACCCGGTTCCCCACTAAATCCTCCACAACAATGGTGTACACCACATCCTTCCGCGGGTCGCGCCGCTGCAACGTTAGCTGGGCTTGCCGGGTTGGAAGGGTTGCGGGATTCAGGATTGGATCCGCGTTTTCCAGAGTGAGATACTCAATGGATTTAATCCCCGCATTCCTGATCCCAAGCTCCTTCAAGCTGAAGCTCCGCGACGGCGAGCAAGAGTCGCCCTCCCACGTGATAAGCGGATAGACGGAATCCACCGCGCTGATCAGCGGAAGCAGCGCAAGCTCACGCTCCAAACAGCCGTTCCCAATGCGGAGGCTGACGGTGAATGCCGTGTCGCCAACGTGCTGGTAGCAGAATCTTACCTCGCGCTCCTCCCCCGGCTGCAAGGTGATGGGAAGCTGCTCGGCAATCGTCAGCCCGGGGTCCGAGGAATTGAAATTGAGGTTGGTGAGGGTCTGCGGGAACCCACCGTAGTTCCGCAGCCGAAGGCTTGTGCAGAACTGCAGGCCGTTCAGCGAAGCAAGCGTATCCATCTTCAACGGCAGTGGTCCGGCGGCGGCCACCGAAACGGTGAAGCCTTTCACGGGGAACTTCACTTTGCTGTCAAGTCCCGCCGTATCCACCACGGTCATCTCCGCCTGGCCATCGTTGAACGGGTCGTTCAGAAGCACGCGGAACCGCACGGAATCTATCCCGGGCGTGAACGGTTCGGTTGCCAGCATCACATTGCGCGAGCTGGAGTCCAGCCGGACGCTCTCCACGCCAAAATCGTAGGTGCTGTCGTCGTAGGCATACCCCACCACCCCCTGGCAGGAATCTTCCACCGAAATCAGCGGAGGTTTCTGGTCCTTAAACAGGGTGTCGAACACCACCGCGCCCGGGGTTCCGTAGGAGTTGTAGGGGCCATAGCCGTAGATATACAGCCCAAAGGGGACGCGCGCCCGGATGTAATGCGTCCCGGACGGCACAGGAATTTGGGCGTAGCTGTAGCTGGTTTTGGGGATGCGGATCCAGTTTTGCCCCACCGGACGCCCGTCTAACTCCACCGTGGTTACCCGCTCGGTGGGGATCACCACATTGATGAAGTGGAACAGGAAATCCTGCGTGGCGTAGCTCTCGAACGCATAGGCCGAATCGAACTGTTCCGGGGCAAACGCCTGCATCATAAACGGGTCGCCGATGGTGTCGTTGGGCAAGCGGGCTTTGCTGGCATCCATGGTGGAATGCTGATACTGCGCCACCTGGATTGGGCCGGTGGCGGTTACCAGCATCCCTTTATCCAAAGGAATCTCCGCAAACTCCCGCGCATTCAAGGTGCGGATCGGCACGCTATCAATGCTGATCTCCGTGTTGTCGTTCAAGGCAACAATGCGGGCAAGGTTGGCATCGGGAATCGTCTTCCGAATCTGGAAATGGGGTGTCAGGATTGGCCGGTTGGTCCAGCGGTTCACCGGAAGCAGATGCTCCACAAGATGGTCGCGCCCAACGGCTTGGTTGTACGGGATATTCGTCCGCTGGTGGCTTCCGTACACGCCAATCGCCTTGTTGGAAACGATGCGCGTTCCGGTTAAATCGAACCCCACTTTGTTATCGGCCTGAACAAATAAAATCTCCCCAGCGTTCAGAAGCGTGGTGAAGGGATTGCTGTTGGAGCGGCTTACCAAGCGGGCAGTGGGATAAACCGTGACGTTCGTCGCGTCGTGGTAGGCAATCACCGCAAGCTGGGAGGGGAAATCGGAGCGGTCGAACAGCTGCCCGTCGGCATCGGGGGAGATGGTGTTTGGGTAGGAAATCACCACATACTCCATCCCCAGCACCGACTCCGGCAACGCCACCCAAGCATCGCTGCTCCAGCGTTGGGTGTTGATTCCATACACCGTCACCTCGTCGTCGAACACGGCATGAAGCGTGTACTTGCTTACCTCATTTCTGGTGCTGTTGGGGCGCGGAAGGATCAGCTTGGAGGGGTCCAATGCAACCCGGACCGGGCGGTCGGCAGTGGGGATATCCACCGTGAACGACTCCCCCGAACTCATGTAGGTAAACACCCCGCGGGTTGGCTTGGTGCACCAGACGTTCACGTAAAACCGTGGCGTGTCCTCGGCCCCATCGGTATGAAGGAAGGCCAGCCGGAACTCCTTGCCCCGATTGTCCACGCGGTTGCGAGTTGGTTGCGCGGTGGTGGTGGCCACGCAAGCAGCCAGCAACAGGGCAATGATTACTACGCTCAATCTATGCTGCATCGGTTCGGTTAATCGGTGAAAGCCATGATTACGGAAAGGGTCAAAAATTCTGCATGGTGCTGCGGTTGATTGCCGGTAGTTCTACGAACAACGGCTTGGTTCGGTTCTTCATCACGCCGCCGGAAGCGCAGGCGTTCCTTCACTTTGCGCGGGAACATTCTGCGGCTAGTAATTTGGCGTATCGCGCCCGGAAAAGCAATCACTAAATGGCCGCATGGCACTATCTTTTTTCCGGCAACGCAGCATTGGGGGGCGGGAACGGGGGGCCGCTCCAATGATGCGCCAGAACGTTTCCCCTCCATCTACTCTTTTCCACGCCGTGACACTGAACACACGAGTTACCGAACTGTTCGGCATCCGCTACCCGATTATCCAAGCTGGGATGGTTTGGTGTAGCGGCGCGAAACTTGCCGCCGCCGCCGCCAATGCCGGGGCATTAGGGCTGATTGGTGCCGGTTCGATGAAGCCAGAATTGTTGATTGAACATATCCGCCAATGCCGCCAAGTAACCGCAGCTCCGTTTGGCGTGAACATACCCTTGATCCGCGGAGATGTTGCCAAATTGATCGAGGCCACGCTCTCCGAAGGGGTGAATATCGTCTTCACTTCTGCCGGAAATCCTGCGCTCCACATAGACCGGTTCAAGACTGCGGGAGTTACAGTGGTCCACGTGGTTGCTTCGGTGAAGCACGCGCTGAAGGC encodes:
- a CDS encoding T9SS type A sorting domain-containing protein, whose product is MQHRLSVVIIALLLAACVATTTAQPTRNRVDNRGKEFRLAFLHTDGAEDTPRFYVNVWCTKPTRGVFTYMSSGESFTVDIPTADRPVRVALDPSKLILPRPNSTRNEVSKYTLHAVFDDEVTVYGINTQRWSSDAWVALPESVLGMEYVVISYPNTISPDADGQLFDRSDFPSQLAVIAYHDATNVTVYPTARLVSRSNSNPFTTLLNAGEILFVQADNKVGFDLTGTRIVSNKAIGVYGSHQRTNIPYNQAVGRDHLVEHLLPVNRWTNRPILTPHFQIRKTIPDANLARIVALNDNTEISIDSVPIRTLNAREFAEIPLDKGMLVTATGPIQVAQYQHSTMDASKARLPNDTIGDPFMMQAFAPEQFDSAYAFESYATQDFLFHFINVVIPTERVTTVELDGRPVGQNWIRIPKTSYSYAQIPVPSGTHYIRARVPFGLYIYGYGPYNSYGTPGAVVFDTLFKDQKPPLISVEDSCQGVVGYAYDDSTYDFGVESVRLDSSSRNVMLATEPFTPGIDSVRFRVLLNDPFNDGQAEMTVVDTAGLDSKVKFPVKGFTVSVAAAGPLPLKMDTLASLNGLQFCTSLRLRNYGGFPQTLTNLNFNSSDPGLTIAEQLPITLQPGEEREVRFCYQHVGDTAFTVSLRIGNGCLERELALLPLISAVDSVYPLITWEGDSCSPSRSFSLKELGIRNAGIKSIEYLTLENADPILNPATLPTRQAQLTLQRRDPRKDVVYTIVVEDLVGNRVTLSDTVGGATLSVARTNGTELGMRINSPWEYSQLVYGGQQCDSVTLQNYGLRPLNLSSLRLLGNLEYSIPPDQLPITLLPGETRRFMVCMRPRGVGQRIDTLVVDFNCGAYSELVELTANVLPLAGSGADRCGNALTFLVGGFARRNYLMAPFPNPASSQTATVGFGLDADQNVTLVVLDEFGNEKQRLLDKDPMPGGVAQIQMDVTNLPQGLYFLQMQTSSGDVMAQKLVVTR